A window of Streptomyces sp. SAI-127 contains these coding sequences:
- the araD gene encoding L-arabinonate dehydratase has translation MTDRKRPEELRSHQWYGSEGQLRTWSHNARMRQLGYEAEEYRGRPVIAVLNTWSDINPCHVHLRERAEAVKRGVWQAGGFPLEFPVSTLSETYQKPTPMLYRNLLAMETEELLRSYPIDAAVLLGGCDKSTPALLMGAASADVTSIFVPAGPMLPGHWRGETLGSGTDMWKYWDEHRAGNLTDCELRELQGGLARSPGHCMTMGTASTMTAAAETLGMTLPGASSIPAVDSAHERMAAASGRRAVELAWTGLRPSEILTREAFEDAVTTVLGLGGSTNAVIHLIAMAGRAGIKLTLDDFDRIARTVPVLANVRPGGQTYLMEDFYFAGGLPAFLSRITDLLHLDRPTVNGTLGEQIEGAEVHNDDVIRTRDNPVASEGGVAVLRGNLCPDGAVIKHISAEQHLLKHTGTAVVFDDYRTMQRTINDPALNITADSVLVLRNAGPKGGPGMPEYGMLPIPDHLLKQGVRDMVRISDARMSGTSYGACVLHVAPESYVGGPLGLVRSGDDITLDVEARVLQLNVDDVELERRRAEWTPPPARYERGYGALYNEQITQADTGCDFEFLARPGKVADPYAS, from the coding sequence ATGACCGACAGGAAGCGTCCCGAAGAGCTCAGAAGCCATCAGTGGTACGGCAGCGAGGGCCAGCTGCGGACCTGGTCGCACAACGCCCGGATGCGCCAGCTCGGTTACGAGGCCGAGGAGTACCGCGGCCGCCCGGTGATCGCCGTCCTCAACACCTGGTCGGACATCAACCCCTGCCACGTCCACCTGCGCGAGCGCGCCGAGGCGGTCAAGCGGGGGGTGTGGCAGGCCGGGGGCTTCCCGCTCGAATTCCCGGTCTCCACGCTCTCGGAGACGTACCAGAAGCCCACCCCGATGCTCTACCGCAACCTCCTCGCGATGGAGACGGAGGAGCTGCTGCGGTCGTATCCGATCGACGCGGCGGTGCTGCTCGGCGGCTGCGACAAGTCGACACCGGCGCTGCTCATGGGCGCCGCCTCGGCCGATGTCACCTCGATCTTCGTGCCCGCGGGGCCGATGCTGCCGGGGCACTGGCGGGGCGAGACCCTCGGGTCCGGCACCGACATGTGGAAGTACTGGGACGAGCACCGCGCGGGCAATCTGACGGACTGTGAACTACGGGAGCTGCAGGGCGGGTTGGCGCGTTCTCCCGGGCACTGCATGACCATGGGGACCGCGTCCACGATGACCGCGGCGGCGGAAACCCTTGGCATGACCCTGCCGGGTGCGTCCTCGATCCCGGCCGTCGACTCCGCGCACGAGCGGATGGCCGCGGCCTCCGGGCGGCGCGCCGTGGAACTCGCCTGGACCGGCCTCAGGCCGTCCGAGATCCTCACCCGCGAGGCCTTCGAGGACGCCGTCACCACGGTGCTCGGGCTCGGTGGCTCCACCAACGCGGTCATCCATCTGATCGCCATGGCCGGCCGGGCGGGCATCAAGCTCACCCTGGACGACTTCGACCGCATCGCGCGTACCGTGCCGGTGCTGGCGAACGTCCGGCCCGGCGGACAGACGTACCTCATGGAGGACTTCTACTTCGCCGGCGGCCTGCCCGCCTTCCTCTCCCGGATCACCGACCTGCTCCACCTGGACCGGCCGACCGTGAACGGCACGCTCGGGGAGCAGATCGAGGGTGCCGAAGTCCACAACGACGACGTCATCCGCACCCGGGACAACCCGGTCGCGAGCGAGGGCGGGGTGGCCGTCCTGCGCGGCAACCTCTGCCCGGACGGCGCCGTCATCAAGCACATCTCCGCCGAGCAGCACCTGCTCAAGCACACCGGCACCGCGGTCGTCTTCGACGACTACAGGACCATGCAACGCACCATCAACGACCCGGCGCTGAACATCACCGCCGACAGCGTGCTGGTGCTGCGCAACGCCGGTCCCAAGGGCGGCCCGGGCATGCCCGAGTACGGCATGCTGCCGATCCCGGACCATCTGCTCAAGCAGGGCGTGCGGGACATGGTCCGGATCTCCGACGCCCGGATGAGCGGGACGAGTTACGGCGCGTGTGTGCTGCACGTGGCGCCCGAGTCGTACGTCGGCGGACCGCTCGGCCTGGTGCGGTCGGGGGACGACATCACCCTCGACGTCGAGGCGCGCGTCCTCCAACTCAACGTGGACGACGTGGAGTTGGAGCGCCGACGGGCGGAGTGGACACCGCCGCCCGCGCGTTACGAGCGTGGCTACGGCGCGCTCTACAACGAACAGATCACCCAGGCCGACACCGGATGCGACTTCGAGTTCCTCGCCCGCCCGGGCAAGGTCGCCGACCCGTACGCGAGCTGA
- a CDS encoding sugar ABC transporter permease, with protein sequence MAQAAAVAKPPAPPRRRRVSATPRRLPYLLIAPAALLMLGFIAYPVISVFYYSLQNYNPTKPWRNGYAGFDNFVQIFTKDPIFWDTLTFSAKWVFVEVGLQLLFGLALALIVNQTFVGRGLGRAMVFSPWAVSGVLTSAIWVLLYNSQTGITRYLADMGIGSYGTSWLSDTSTVFSAAVVADLWRGVPFFAILILADLQSVSKDLYEAAEVDGASRFKQFWHITLPHLKDAIILSTLLRAVWEFNNVDLLYTLTGGGPAGETTTLPLYIANTSVDAHNFGYASALTTVAFVILLFCSMVYLRLSKFGGGSK encoded by the coding sequence ATGGCCCAAGCCGCAGCCGTGGCGAAACCGCCGGCGCCACCCCGGCGGCGCCGTGTCTCCGCCACGCCACGCAGGTTGCCGTACCTGCTGATCGCGCCGGCGGCCCTGCTGATGCTGGGCTTCATCGCCTACCCGGTCATCAGCGTCTTCTACTACAGCCTGCAGAACTACAACCCCACCAAGCCGTGGCGGAACGGGTACGCGGGCTTCGACAACTTCGTCCAGATCTTCACCAAGGACCCGATCTTCTGGGACACGCTGACCTTCAGCGCCAAGTGGGTCTTCGTCGAGGTCGGACTCCAGTTGCTGTTCGGCCTGGCGCTCGCTCTGATCGTCAACCAGACCTTCGTGGGCCGGGGCCTGGGGCGCGCGATGGTCTTCTCACCATGGGCCGTCTCCGGAGTGCTGACCTCCGCGATCTGGGTGCTGCTCTACAACTCCCAGACGGGCATCACCCGTTACCTCGCCGACATGGGCATCGGCTCCTACGGCACCAGCTGGCTCTCGGACACCTCCACCGTCTTCTCGGCGGCGGTCGTCGCCGACCTGTGGCGCGGTGTGCCCTTCTTCGCGATCCTGATCCTCGCCGACCTCCAGTCCGTCTCGAAGGACCTGTACGAGGCCGCCGAGGTCGACGGGGCCAGCCGCTTCAAGCAGTTCTGGCACATCACGCTGCCGCATCTGAAGGACGCGATCATCCTGTCCACGCTGCTGCGCGCGGTGTGGGAGTTCAACAACGTCGACCTGCTCTACACGTTGACCGGCGGCGGCCCGGCGGGCGAGACCACCACCTTGCCCCTCTACATCGCCAACACCTCGGTCGACGCCCACAACTTCGGCTACGCGTCCGCCCTGACCACGGTCGCGTTCGTGATCCTGCTCTTCTGCTCGATGGTCTATCTGCGGCTGAGCAAGTTCGGAGGCGGTTCCAAGTGA
- a CDS encoding carbohydrate ABC transporter permease — protein sequence MITKEATEVAPAPVRETPEPPRSVKHRRSWDEVPRWQIYTPLSIYLVFTLIPFYWILLFALRPAGSTSLVPWPITFDHFEKVWTERAFGTYFENSVYVGLATLVMTTLVALAGGYALARFDFKVKNAFMLALLCSQFVPGALLLVPLFEIFAELKMINSLGSVIIAETVFQLPLSMILISNFIKNVPYSLEEAAWVDGCNRMTAFRIVVLPLLRPGLIAVGSFAFVHSWNHFLFALMFLNNQDKQTIPVGLNTLMSADSVDLGALAAGGIIAAVPVVIVFAFIQKWLITGFSAGAVKG from the coding sequence GTGATCACCAAGGAGGCCACGGAGGTCGCACCCGCGCCCGTGCGCGAGACACCCGAACCGCCGCGCTCGGTGAAGCACCGCCGTTCCTGGGACGAGGTCCCGCGCTGGCAGATCTACACACCGCTGTCGATCTACCTCGTCTTCACGCTCATCCCGTTCTACTGGATCCTGCTCTTCGCGCTGCGCCCGGCCGGCTCGACCTCGCTCGTGCCCTGGCCGATCACCTTCGACCACTTCGAGAAGGTGTGGACGGAGCGGGCCTTCGGTACGTACTTCGAGAACAGCGTGTACGTCGGCCTCGCCACCCTGGTGATGACGACACTCGTCGCCCTGGCCGGCGGATACGCCCTCGCCCGGTTCGACTTCAAGGTCAAGAACGCGTTCATGCTGGCCCTGCTGTGCTCCCAGTTCGTGCCGGGTGCGCTGCTCCTGGTGCCGCTGTTCGAGATCTTCGCCGAGCTGAAGATGATCAACTCGCTGGGCAGTGTCATCATCGCCGAGACGGTGTTCCAGCTGCCGCTGTCGATGATCCTGATCAGCAACTTCATCAAGAACGTGCCGTACTCCCTCGAGGAGGCGGCCTGGGTCGACGGCTGCAACAGGATGACGGCCTTCCGGATCGTCGTCCTGCCGCTCCTTCGCCCCGGCTTGATCGCCGTCGGATCCTTCGCCTTCGTGCACTCCTGGAACCACTTCCTGTTCGCCCTGATGTTCCTCAACAACCAGGACAAGCAGACGATCCCGGTCGGCCTCAACACCCTGATGAGCGCGGACAGCGTCGACCTCGGCGCGCTGGCCGCCGGCGGCATCATCGCGGCCGTACCCGTGGTGATCGTGTTCGCCTTCATCCAGAAGTGGCTGATCACGGGCTTCAGCGCGGGGGCGGTGAAGGGATGA
- a CDS encoding pectate lyase, which produces MRFRHIAVAAGMVGLLCLPAHADGRDISRDTLPANDGWASEGEGTTGGSAADAAHVHTVTDRAGLVRALDGGSATPKIIRIAGTVDANTDDDGDHLDCADYATDGYRLKKYLAAYDPRTWGAAKPSGPQEEARQASAKKQAERVELLVGSNTTIVGLKGAVLKGGSLQVRNATNVIIRNLDLRDAYDCFPVWQPNTGGLGDWKTAYDNIWLAGSTHVWVDHVTLSDKGHLDADEPTYFARNYLRHDGLLDITNGSDLVTVSWSRFADHDKAMLIGNSDSATGDRGRLRVTLHHNQFESVVQRAPRVRFGQVHLYNNRYVVPGDDYRYSLGISTESAVHAENNAFHTPGHIEAADLVKSWNGSALHQTGTLFNGYPVDLLAIHNAYNSGSERDLTADVGWTPTLHTKIDSAEAADREVARGAGAGRIP; this is translated from the coding sequence ATGAGGTTCCGTCATATCGCGGTCGCCGCAGGCATGGTGGGTCTCCTCTGCCTCCCCGCCCACGCCGACGGCCGCGACATCAGCCGGGACACCCTGCCTGCGAACGACGGCTGGGCTTCCGAGGGAGAAGGCACCACCGGAGGCTCCGCCGCCGACGCGGCGCACGTCCACACTGTCACCGACCGGGCCGGACTGGTCCGTGCTCTCGACGGCGGCAGCGCCACGCCGAAGATCATCAGGATCGCCGGGACCGTCGACGCCAACACCGACGACGACGGCGACCACCTGGACTGCGCCGACTACGCCACCGACGGCTACCGGCTGAAGAAGTACCTCGCCGCCTACGACCCCCGCACCTGGGGCGCCGCCAAGCCGAGCGGACCGCAGGAGGAGGCCCGCCAGGCGTCCGCGAAGAAGCAGGCCGAGCGGGTCGAGCTGCTCGTCGGGTCCAACACGACGATCGTCGGCCTCAAGGGAGCGGTCCTGAAAGGCGGCAGCCTGCAGGTCAGGAACGCCACCAACGTCATCATCCGCAACCTCGACCTCCGCGACGCCTACGACTGCTTCCCCGTCTGGCAGCCCAACACCGGCGGCCTCGGCGACTGGAAGACGGCGTACGACAACATCTGGCTGGCCGGCTCCACGCATGTGTGGGTCGACCACGTGACCCTGAGCGACAAGGGCCACCTGGACGCCGACGAGCCCACCTACTTCGCCCGCAACTACCTCCGCCACGACGGCCTGCTGGACATCACCAACGGCTCGGACCTGGTCACCGTCTCCTGGAGCCGGTTCGCCGACCACGACAAGGCGATGCTCATCGGCAACAGCGACTCGGCCACCGGCGACCGCGGCAGACTCCGGGTCACCCTGCACCACAACCAGTTCGAGTCCGTCGTACAGCGCGCGCCCCGTGTCCGCTTCGGACAGGTGCACCTCTACAACAACCGGTACGTCGTGCCGGGCGACGACTACCGCTACTCCCTCGGCATCTCCACCGAGTCCGCCGTCCACGCCGAGAACAACGCCTTCCACACCCCCGGCCACATCGAGGCGGCCGACCTCGTCAAGAGCTGGAACGGCAGCGCGCTGCACCAGACCGGCACCCTCTTCAACGGCTATCCGGTGGATCTGCTCGCCATCCACAACGCCTACAACTCGGGCAGCGAGCGTGACCTCACGGCGGACGTCGGCTGGACGCCTACCCTGCACACAAAGATCGACAGTGCCGAGGCGGCCGACCGAGAGGTGGCCCGCGGCGCGGGCGCAGGGAGGATCCCATGA
- a CDS encoding Gfo/Idh/MocA family oxidoreductase produces MSTVDIVLAGARGHGRWHLENIRRLQDKGIVRLAGICELTPLTGDELPEGLGTPEQSADFGALLDSTGARIAVICTPIPTHTDLALAAASRGVHILLEKPPAPSYAEFRRMADGVAAAGVACQIGFQSLGSHAVPAIRELVEEGAIGAVTGIGGAGAWARAEAYYRRAPWAGKRRMNGVDVIDGALTNPLAHAVATALALGDASRAEDVTRIETELQRANDIESDDTSCVRVTTANGLQVTVAVTLCAEDPDEPYVVVHGDRGRITYWYKQDRVLLQRAGHGPEEYEYGRTDLLENLVDHVTDGDDLLVVPDATGAFMKVVEAIRLAPDPAPLPATAWHLLPDEDRRVVPGIDGLVAAAADSLALYSELGADWARPHVANEVST; encoded by the coding sequence ATGAGCACCGTAGACATCGTCCTGGCGGGCGCGCGCGGCCACGGCCGCTGGCACCTGGAGAACATCCGCCGGCTGCAGGACAAGGGGATCGTACGACTGGCGGGGATCTGCGAGCTGACCCCGCTGACCGGCGACGAGCTCCCCGAGGGCCTGGGGACGCCCGAGCAGTCCGCCGACTTCGGCGCGCTCCTCGACTCGACCGGCGCCCGGATCGCGGTGATCTGCACGCCGATCCCGACCCACACGGACCTGGCGCTCGCGGCGGCCTCCCGAGGAGTGCACATCCTCCTGGAGAAGCCCCCCGCCCCCTCGTACGCCGAGTTCCGCCGCATGGCCGACGGAGTCGCCGCGGCCGGTGTCGCCTGCCAGATCGGCTTCCAGTCGCTGGGCTCGCACGCCGTGCCCGCGATCCGAGAGCTGGTCGAGGAGGGAGCGATCGGCGCGGTGACCGGGATCGGCGGGGCCGGTGCCTGGGCGCGTGCCGAGGCGTACTACCGGCGTGCGCCCTGGGCGGGCAAGCGGCGGATGAACGGCGTCGACGTGATCGACGGAGCACTGACCAACCCGCTCGCGCACGCCGTCGCCACCGCCCTCGCCCTGGGCGACGCGAGCCGCGCCGAGGACGTCACCCGCATCGAGACCGAGCTGCAGCGCGCGAACGACATCGAGTCCGACGACACCTCCTGCGTCCGCGTCACCACCGCGAACGGCCTCCAGGTGACCGTCGCCGTGACCCTGTGCGCGGAGGACCCCGACGAGCCGTACGTCGTCGTGCACGGCGACCGCGGCCGGATCACCTACTGGTACAAGCAGGACCGCGTGCTGCTCCAGCGGGCCGGCCACGGCCCCGAGGAGTACGAGTACGGCCGCACCGACCTGCTGGAGAACCTGGTCGACCACGTCACCGACGGCGACGACCTGCTGGTCGTCCCGGACGCGACCGGTGCCTTCATGAAGGTCGTCGAAGCCATTCGGCTGGCACCCGACCCGGCCCCGCTCCCGGCGACGGCCTGGCACCTGCTCCCCGACGAGGACCGCCGGGTCGTCCCGGGCATCGACGGACTCGTCGCGGCCGCCGCCGACAGCCTCGCCCTGTACTCCGAGCTGGGTGCCGACTGGGCCCGGCCACACGTCGCGAACGAGGTGAGCACATGA
- a CDS encoding PmoA family protein yields MTTPDSPVLRVAGRPVGRYVTRPELPARLSPRPYLHPVTTLAGTAVTELSPADHIHHLGVGVAVPDVEGHNFWGGRTYVRDQGPTELDNHGAQRHNSFQLRDPDGFVEELRWVASGTELLRERRTVAATELTGAAWALDFTFSLTNVTSDPLSIGSPATNGRPGAAYGGFFWRARKEEDAPDVFTVDREGEDAIHGTRADWVALTGATWTLVFAGATDRTRRDPWFVRAGEYPGVGSSLASEERLAVPPGETVVRRIVTVVADGRLPRLEVAALVRKAVSQ; encoded by the coding sequence ATGACGACCCCCGATTCCCCGGTCCTGCGTGTCGCGGGCCGCCCGGTCGGCCGCTACGTCACCCGGCCCGAGCTGCCCGCCCGGCTCTCCCCGCGCCCCTACCTGCACCCCGTCACCACCCTGGCCGGCACGGCTGTCACCGAACTCAGCCCCGCCGACCACATCCACCACCTCGGCGTCGGTGTCGCCGTTCCCGACGTCGAGGGGCACAACTTCTGGGGCGGGCGCACCTACGTCCGCGACCAGGGCCCGACCGAGCTCGACAACCACGGCGCCCAGCGCCACAACTCCTTCCAGCTCCGCGACCCGGACGGCTTCGTGGAGGAGCTGCGCTGGGTCGCCTCCGGAACCGAGCTGCTGCGCGAGCGCCGTACCGTCGCGGCCACCGAACTGACGGGTGCGGCCTGGGCGTTGGACTTCACCTTCTCCCTCACCAACGTCACCTCGGACCCCCTGTCGATCGGCAGCCCCGCGACCAACGGCCGCCCGGGCGCGGCCTACGGCGGGTTCTTCTGGCGGGCCCGCAAGGAGGAGGACGCGCCGGACGTCTTCACCGTGGACCGGGAGGGCGAGGACGCGATCCACGGCACCCGCGCCGACTGGGTCGCCCTCACCGGCGCCACCTGGACGCTCGTCTTCGCCGGGGCCACCGACCGGACCCGCCGCGACCCGTGGTTCGTGCGCGCCGGCGAATACCCGGGCGTGGGCTCCTCGTTGGCGTCCGAGGAGCGGCTGGCCGTGCCGCCCGGCGAGACCGTCGTACGCCGGATCGTCACCGTCGTGGCCGACGGGCGTCTGCCCCGGCTCGAAGTGGCGGCCCTGGTACGGAAGGCGGTCAGCCAGTGA
- a CDS encoding glycoside hydrolase 43 family protein has product MTYTNPILNADWSDPDVLRVGDDFYLTASSFGRVPGLPLLHSRDLVNWTLIGHALPRLEPAGEFTKPRHDCGVWAPSLRHHDERFWIFWGDPDQGIFQINAPEIRGPWTRPHLVKSGKGLIDPCPLWDEETGEAYLVHAWAKSRSGVKNRLTGHRMDLDGRELLDEGKVIVDGDRIPGWFTLEGPKLYRHDGWFWILAPTGGVETGWQGAFRSRGFFGPYEERVVLEQRDTDVNGPHQGGWVRTPSGQDWFLHFQQKGAYGRVVHLQPMRWGDDGWPVLGDDGAPVAVHEKPDLPPQPDAAPATDDDFPGGRFGRQWQWTANPQPGWATHHSGDGLRLTCVRSADAHDLRKMPNVLTQRLPGTPSAVEVELHLHSEEPGARAGLAVLGDAFSWIGLQRGADGSVHLVHRFAEGVAEQERDADHPRLSPTGRARLRIEIGAGARCRFFFDVGDGLRPSGPVFAATPWRWVGALLGLFALAPVGGGHAGAATFSHFRIDHL; this is encoded by the coding sequence GTGACGTACACGAATCCGATCCTGAACGCCGACTGGTCCGACCCGGACGTTCTCCGCGTCGGCGACGACTTCTACCTCACCGCCTCCAGCTTCGGCCGGGTTCCCGGTCTGCCGCTGCTGCACTCCCGCGATCTGGTCAACTGGACGCTGATCGGCCATGCCCTCCCACGCCTGGAACCTGCGGGGGAGTTCACAAAACCCCGGCACGACTGCGGGGTCTGGGCCCCCTCGCTGCGCCACCACGACGAACGGTTCTGGATCTTCTGGGGCGACCCGGACCAGGGCATCTTCCAGATCAACGCCCCTGAGATCAGGGGCCCTTGGACCCGCCCGCACCTCGTCAAGTCGGGCAAGGGCCTGATCGACCCCTGCCCCCTGTGGGACGAGGAGACCGGCGAGGCCTACCTGGTGCACGCCTGGGCCAAGTCCCGCTCCGGCGTCAAGAACCGTCTCACCGGACACCGCATGGACCTCGACGGCCGTGAACTCCTCGACGAGGGCAAGGTGATCGTCGACGGCGACCGGATCCCCGGCTGGTTCACCCTCGAGGGCCCCAAGCTCTACCGGCACGACGGCTGGTTCTGGATTCTCGCCCCCACGGGGGGAGTCGAGACCGGCTGGCAGGGTGCCTTCCGCTCGCGCGGGTTCTTCGGCCCGTACGAGGAGAGGGTCGTCCTGGAGCAGCGGGACACCGACGTCAACGGGCCCCACCAGGGCGGCTGGGTGCGCACCCCGTCCGGCCAGGACTGGTTCCTGCACTTCCAGCAGAAGGGCGCATACGGCCGGGTCGTCCACCTCCAGCCGATGCGCTGGGGAGACGACGGCTGGCCGGTGCTCGGCGACGACGGCGCCCCCGTCGCCGTACACGAGAAGCCCGACCTGCCGCCGCAGCCGGACGCGGCGCCCGCCACCGACGACGACTTCCCCGGCGGACGCTTCGGCCGCCAGTGGCAGTGGACCGCGAACCCGCAGCCCGGCTGGGCCACCCACCACTCGGGCGACGGACTACGGCTCACCTGCGTCCGTTCGGCCGACGCGCACGACCTGCGCAAAATGCCGAACGTCCTCACCCAGCGGCTGCCCGGCACACCCTCGGCGGTCGAGGTGGAACTGCACCTGCACAGCGAGGAGCCGGGGGCACGCGCCGGACTCGCCGTCCTGGGTGATGCCTTCAGCTGGATCGGGCTCCAGCGCGGGGCCGACGGGAGCGTCCATCTCGTGCACCGGTTCGCCGAGGGCGTCGCCGAGCAGGAGCGGGACGCCGACCATCCGCGGCTGTCACCCACGGGACGGGCACGGTTGCGGATCGAGATCGGCGCGGGGGCGCGCTGCCGGTTCTTCTTTGACGTCGGCGACGGCCTGCGCCCCAGCGGGCCCGTCTTCGCCGCCACCCCCTGGCGCTGGGTCGGGGCGCTGCTCGGACTGTTCGCCCTCGCGCCCGTCGGAGGAGGACACGCCGGGGCGGCAACCTTCTCGCACTTCAGGATCGACCACCTGTAA
- a CDS encoding pectinesterase family protein has translation MTQHLHSKRLQRPGYGTVLAAVLGLVAALSLGAIGQAKAAEKTPVDRWSDRAHGFASLAGGTTGGAGGKVVTVTDQAALATYAAAEEPYVIRVSGAIAVEPFGSDIVVASNKTIIGVGDTGEIVHGELHLNPGTHNVIIRNLTIRDSYVEGDWDGKTTDFDAIQMDTVDHVWIDHNRFEHMGDGLLDIRKDSRYITVSYNQFTNHNKAFGIGWTTNVLTEMTIDHNWFRGTKQRNPSADNLAYAHLYNNYLSSQVADGDPVWTYGNWARGKTRMVIENSYYDGVQHPYQADATAELVQRGSILRNTTGRTDAWGTAFDPRSFYDYRLDPAAAVPSLVARFSGPQKRIGVTLHVPGDYPTVQAAVDAVPDGNAVPVTIAVAPGTYRAKVYIPASKPRIVLQGTGHDRSDTVIVYDTPAEYGGSTGSATVRIAANDVTARHLTFSNDFDEAAVELKGEQALAMKTTGDRIVFEDTAFLGNQDTLMTDSPKLDVISRVYIHDSYIEGDVDFVYGRATTVIERSVIRALSRGSDTNNGYITAASTWTGNPYGFLITRSKVVSDAPDQSFHLGRPWHPGGEPAAVAQVLIRDTELPAAVKSSPWTDMSGFSWKDARFAEYRNSGPGAAPSADRPQLDAADARTYTVANYLKGTDGWAPYARH, from the coding sequence ATGACGCAGCACCTTCATAGCAAGCGCTTGCAGAGACCGGGATACGGCACGGTCCTGGCCGCTGTCCTCGGCCTCGTGGCCGCGCTGAGCCTCGGGGCGATCGGGCAGGCCAAGGCTGCCGAGAAGACTCCGGTCGACCGCTGGAGCGACCGGGCCCACGGCTTCGCCTCCCTCGCCGGCGGTACCACCGGAGGAGCCGGCGGCAAGGTCGTCACCGTCACCGACCAGGCCGCGCTGGCTACCTACGCGGCGGCCGAGGAGCCGTACGTCATACGGGTCTCGGGCGCGATAGCCGTCGAGCCCTTCGGCTCGGACATCGTCGTGGCCTCGAACAAGACGATCATCGGCGTCGGCGACACCGGCGAGATCGTCCACGGCGAGCTCCATCTCAACCCCGGCACGCACAACGTGATCATCCGCAACCTGACGATCCGGGACTCGTACGTCGAGGGTGACTGGGACGGCAAGACCACCGACTTCGACGCGATCCAGATGGACACCGTCGACCATGTCTGGATCGACCACAACCGCTTCGAGCACATGGGCGACGGGCTGCTCGACATCCGCAAGGACAGCCGGTACATCACCGTCTCCTACAACCAGTTCACGAACCACAACAAGGCGTTCGGGATCGGCTGGACCACCAATGTCCTCACCGAGATGACGATCGACCACAACTGGTTCCGCGGCACGAAGCAGCGCAACCCCTCGGCGGACAACCTCGCCTACGCCCACCTGTACAACAACTACCTGTCCTCGCAGGTCGCCGACGGCGACCCGGTGTGGACGTACGGGAACTGGGCGCGCGGCAAGACCAGGATGGTCATCGAGAACAGTTACTACGACGGGGTCCAGCATCCCTACCAGGCCGACGCCACCGCCGAGTTGGTGCAGCGCGGGTCGATCCTGAGGAACACGACCGGGCGAACGGACGCGTGGGGTACGGCATTCGATCCGCGGTCCTTCTACGACTACCGGCTGGACCCGGCCGCCGCCGTGCCTTCGCTGGTGGCGAGGTTCTCCGGACCGCAGAAGCGGATCGGGGTGACCCTGCACGTCCCCGGTGACTACCCGACCGTGCAGGCCGCGGTGGACGCCGTGCCCGACGGCAACGCCGTGCCGGTGACGATCGCCGTCGCGCCGGGTACCTACCGTGCCAAGGTGTACATCCCGGCGAGCAAGCCCAGGATTGTGCTCCAGGGGACTGGACACGACCGGTCCGACACCGTCATCGTCTACGACACCCCCGCCGAGTACGGAGGTTCGACGGGCAGCGCGACAGTCCGGATCGCCGCGAACGACGTCACCGCCCGCCACCTCACCTTCAGCAACGACTTCGACGAGGCCGCGGTCGAGCTGAAGGGCGAGCAGGCCCTCGCGATGAAGACGACCGGTGACCGGATCGTCTTCGAGGACACCGCCTTCCTGGGCAACCAGGACACCCTGATGACCGACAGCCCCAAGCTGGACGTGATCAGCCGGGTCTACATCCACGACTCGTACATCGAGGGCGATGTCGACTTCGTCTACGGCCGGGCGACCACGGTGATCGAGCGGTCCGTGATCCGGGCGCTGAGCCGGGGCTCGGACACCAACAACGGCTACATCACGGCCGCTTCGACCTGGACGGGCAACCCGTACGGGTTCCTGATCACCCGGTCGAAGGTCGTGAGCGACGCGCCGGACCAGTCCTTCCATCTGGGACGGCCGTGGCATCCGGGCGGTGAACCCGCCGCCGTGGCCCAGGTGCTGATCCGCGACACCGAGCTGCCGGCCGCCGTGAAGTCCTCGCCGTGGACCGACATGAGCGGGTTCTCGTGGAAGGACGCGCGGTTCGCCGAATACCGCAACTCCGGACCGGGCGCCGCCCCGAGCGCGGACCGGCCGCAGCTCGATGCCGCCGACGCGAGGACCTACACCGTCGCGAACTACCTCAAGGGCACGGACGGCTGGGCGCCGTACGCCCGCCACTGA